One Microtus ochrogaster isolate Prairie Vole_2 unplaced genomic scaffold, MicOch1.0 UNK12, whole genome shotgun sequence DNA window includes the following coding sequences:
- the Tmed3 gene encoding transmembrane emp24 domain-containing protein 3: MGSEAPSASSFQMLLLLLLLLLRAERLRGAELTFELPDNAKQCFHEEVEQGVKFSLDYQVITGGHYDVDCYVQDPLGNVIYRETKKQYDSFTHRTEVKGVYLFCFSNEFSTFSHKTVYFDFQVGDEPPILPDMGNRVTALTQMESACVTIHEALKTVIDSQTHYRLREAQDRARAEDLNSQVSYWSVGETIALFVVSFSQVLLLKSFFTEKRPLNRAVHS, from the exons ATGGGCAGCGAGGCCCCTAGCGCTTCATCCTTCCAGATGTTGCTACTGCTGTTGCTGCTCCTGCTTCGGGCCGAGCGACTGCGGGGCGCCGAGCTCACCTTCGAGCTGCCGGACAACGCCAAGCAGTGTTTCCATGAAGAGGTGGAGCAGGGCGTGAAGTTCTCTCTGGATTACCAG GTTATCACTGGAGGCCACTACGATGTGGACTGCTATGTGCAGGACCCCTTGGGGAACGTCATCTACCGGGAGACCAAGAAGCAGTATGACAGCTTCACACACAGGACGGAGGTCAAGGGCGTTTATCTGTTTTGCTTCAGTAATGAATTTTCCACCTTCTCGCACAAGACCGTCTACTTTGACTTCCAAGTGGGTGACGAGCCCCCCATTCTCCCAGACATGGGGAATAGGGTCACAGCTCTCACTCAG ATGGAATCTGCCTGCGTCACTATTCATGAGGCTCTGAAGACTGTGATCGACTCCCAGACACATTATCGCCTGCGAGAGGCCCAGGACCGAGCCCGAGCTGAAGACCTTAATAGTCAGGTGTCTTACTGGTCTGTCGGAGAGACTATTGCCCTGTTTGTGGTCAGCTTCAGCCAGGTGCTACTGCTGAAAAGCTTCTTCACAGAGAAACGACCTCTTAACAGAGCTGTCCACTCCTAG